A part of Amycolatopsis lurida genomic DNA contains:
- a CDS encoding L-aspartate oxidase, with amino-acid sequence MTDQVTALQAKTHPVWEAAADLVVIGSGVAGLTAALRARELGLHVLVVTKAAVSDGNTRWAQGGIAVVLEGEHERGDSVGKHAEDTLVAGAGLCDEDAVRSIIAGGPDAVARLRAEGARFDPAAEGRPELARTREGGHSAFRVIHAGGDATGAEVERTLVATAGDRRIPVLENHIAVDAIRTPAGEVVGVTVLDHNGVPGAVRAPAVLLASGGLGQLYQATSNPEIATGDGLALALRAGAQVADVEFVQFHPTVLFTPGARGRLPLVTEAVRGEGATLHDATGASVMRGVHPLGDLAPRDVVSAAITRRMVQAPGGIDDHVFLDATGISGFAKRFPTVHAACAAIGLDPAKEPIPVTPAAHFACGGVVTTVDGRSGVRGLYAAGEVARTGLHGANRLASNSLLEGLVVGQRVAEAVAIDLAAGLLADPRRGVLMPPANVAVADRDALQRAMSRYAAIGRDAEGLSVVGSVLDLSVTESPLWTPRIVEDAALTLVAEALVAAAARRTESRGCHVRTDFPERDDNVWQRGQLIRLSPSGQPVLADPIALEGVA; translated from the coding sequence ATGACCGACCAGGTTACCGCCCTTCAGGCGAAAACCCATCCGGTCTGGGAGGCCGCCGCCGATCTCGTGGTGATCGGCAGCGGCGTCGCCGGGCTGACCGCGGCGCTGCGCGCGCGGGAGCTCGGCCTGCACGTCCTGGTGGTCACCAAGGCCGCGGTCTCCGACGGGAACACCCGCTGGGCGCAGGGCGGCATCGCGGTCGTGCTGGAGGGTGAGCACGAGCGAGGCGATTCGGTCGGCAAGCACGCCGAGGACACCCTCGTCGCCGGTGCCGGGCTCTGCGACGAGGACGCTGTGCGGTCGATCATCGCCGGTGGCCCCGACGCGGTGGCCCGGCTGCGCGCCGAGGGCGCCCGTTTCGACCCGGCGGCCGAAGGGCGGCCCGAGCTCGCCCGTACGCGGGAAGGCGGGCACAGCGCGTTCCGCGTCATCCACGCCGGTGGCGACGCGACCGGTGCGGAGGTCGAGCGGACGCTGGTCGCGACGGCCGGTGACCGGCGGATCCCGGTGCTGGAGAACCACATCGCCGTCGACGCGATCCGCACGCCCGCGGGCGAGGTCGTCGGTGTGACCGTCCTGGACCACAACGGGGTGCCCGGCGCCGTCCGGGCGCCGGCGGTGCTGCTGGCCAGCGGCGGGCTGGGGCAGCTCTACCAGGCGACGTCGAATCCCGAGATCGCCACGGGGGACGGGCTGGCGCTCGCGTTGCGCGCCGGGGCGCAGGTCGCGGACGTCGAGTTCGTGCAGTTCCATCCGACGGTCCTGTTCACGCCCGGTGCGCGGGGCCGTCTCCCGCTGGTCACCGAGGCGGTGCGCGGCGAGGGCGCGACGTTGCACGACGCGACGGGCGCTTCGGTGATGCGGGGAGTCCATCCCCTCGGAGATCTCGCGCCACGGGACGTCGTGTCGGCGGCGATCACCCGTCGCATGGTGCAGGCGCCCGGCGGTATCGACGACCACGTTTTCCTTGACGCCACGGGGATCTCCGGGTTCGCCAAGCGATTCCCGACTGTGCACGCGGCGTGCGCGGCGATCGGGCTGGACCCGGCGAAGGAGCCGATCCCGGTCACGCCGGCGGCGCATTTCGCCTGCGGTGGCGTGGTGACCACTGTGGACGGGCGCTCCGGTGTCCGCGGTCTCTACGCGGCGGGCGAGGTCGCCAGAACCGGCCTGCACGGCGCGAATCGGCTGGCCTCCAACAGTTTGCTCGAAGGCCTGGTCGTCGGGCAGCGGGTGGCGGAGGCGGTCGCCATCGATCTCGCCGCCGGCTTGCTCGCCGACCCGCGCCGCGGTGTGCTCATGCCGCCGGCGAACGTCGCGGTGGCCGATCGCGACGCGTTGCAGCGGGCGATGAGCCGGTACGCCGCCATCGGCCGGGACGCCGAAGGTCTTTCGGTCGTGGGTTCGGTGCTGGATCTCTCGGTGACGGAAAGTCCTTTGTGGACTCCCCGGATCGTGGAGGACGCGGCGCTCACGCTGGTGGCGGAGGCACTGGTCGCGGCGGCGGCGCGCCGGACGGAGTCCCGCGGCTGCCACGTGCGGACCGATTTCCCCGAACGCGACGACAACGTCTGGCAACGCGGTCAGCTCATCCGGCTCAGTCCTTCGGGGCAGCCGGTGCTGGCCGATCCGATCGCTTTGGAGGGTGTGGCATGA
- the nadC gene encoding carboxylating nicotinate-nucleotide diphosphorylase, whose translation MTEFSPWVTKALAEHGLDVADVHRVVTTALAEDLRYGPDATTNATVPESARALAELTPRTAGVVAGIPVALAVFDVVLGSDLEILAARDDGDRLTAGEPALVLRGPVRGLLTAERTALNLLCHLSGIATATAAWVSALEGTGCRVRDSRKTLPGLRLLEKYAVRAGGGVNHRLGLGDAVLIKDNHVVAAGSVTAALTAAREHAPELHCEVEVDDLAQLEEALAAGADEVLLDNFTPDECAKAVDRRDEVSPKTRLESSGGLRLDVARAYAESGVDFLAVGALTHSSPALDLGMDLR comes from the coding sequence ATGACCGAATTCTCCCCGTGGGTCACCAAGGCGCTGGCCGAGCACGGTCTCGACGTCGCCGATGTGCACCGTGTCGTCACGACGGCCCTTGCCGAGGATCTGCGCTACGGTCCCGACGCGACGACGAACGCCACCGTGCCCGAATCCGCCCGCGCGCTGGCCGAACTGACACCGAGGACGGCAGGCGTGGTCGCCGGGATCCCGGTGGCGCTGGCGGTGTTCGACGTCGTGCTCGGTTCGGATCTGGAGATCCTGGCCGCCCGCGACGACGGCGACCGGCTGACCGCCGGCGAACCCGCGCTGGTGCTCCGCGGTCCGGTGCGCGGCCTGCTCACCGCCGAACGCACCGCGCTGAACCTCCTGTGCCACCTGTCCGGTATCGCCACCGCGACCGCCGCCTGGGTGAGCGCCCTGGAGGGGACCGGTTGCCGGGTCAGGGATTCCCGCAAGACGTTGCCCGGGCTGAGGTTGCTGGAGAAGTACGCCGTGCGGGCGGGCGGCGGGGTGAACCACCGGCTCGGGCTCGGTGACGCGGTGCTGATCAAGGACAACCACGTGGTCGCCGCCGGTTCGGTGACCGCCGCGCTCACGGCCGCGCGCGAGCACGCGCCGGAACTGCACTGCGAGGTCGAGGTCGACGACCTGGCCCAGCTGGAGGAGGCACTCGCCGCGGGCGCCGACGAGGTGCTGCTGGACAACTTCACCCCCGACGAATGCGCGAAGGCCGTCGACCGGCGGGACGAGGTTTCGCCGAAGACCAGGCTGGAATCCTCGGGCGGTCTGCGGCTGGACGTCGCGCGGGCGTACGCGGAGTCCGGGGTGGATTTCCTCGCCGTCGGAGCGCTCACGCATTCCTCACCCGCGCTCGACCTCGGGATGGACCTCCGCTGA
- a CDS encoding S8 family serine peptidase, translated as MVGFAGKSAVAGCVAFMASLGIGVPSAAVAEQCANPTGTYTAAVPWGQRLIDPVRIWPLSRGTGQLVAVIGTGVDGGNGQFAPGQLLGGQGTQADDCDGRGTIAAGIVGAQPDPSTTFTGIAPGAKILPIRYTQVNGGGDPGQLASAIETALNRGAGIILIAVPAASDSPALTGAVSRAREKGALVISPAAGSQQGQTSYPTATPGVLAVGSTNQAGEAVQTEAGSYVGISAPGAELVSTSAGAGGTVAHRWPVSDPSLAAAHVAGVAALVRAYHPELSPEQVVTRLTLTAHRGPTGGHDPRRGWGAIDAYAAVSASIPAGTPGPGGPPNTGPDTFVVPAAAPARANADKVSGVLALSGVAAAIAAGVVVAAVRRGKRRGWKPSRFRAS; from the coding sequence ATGGTGGGCTTTGCCGGTAAAAGTGCCGTCGCGGGATGCGTGGCTTTCATGGCATCGCTCGGCATCGGAGTCCCGTCGGCGGCGGTCGCCGAGCAGTGCGCGAACCCGACGGGCACCTACACCGCGGCCGTCCCGTGGGGACAGCGGCTGATCGATCCCGTGCGGATCTGGCCGCTGTCCCGCGGCACCGGGCAGCTGGTCGCGGTGATCGGCACCGGGGTCGACGGCGGCAACGGCCAGTTCGCACCCGGCCAGCTCCTCGGCGGCCAGGGCACCCAGGCCGACGACTGCGACGGCCGGGGCACCATCGCGGCCGGGATCGTCGGCGCGCAGCCGGATCCGTCCACCACGTTCACCGGTATCGCGCCGGGTGCCAAGATCCTGCCGATCCGCTACACGCAGGTGAACGGCGGCGGTGACCCCGGGCAACTCGCATCCGCCATCGAAACCGCGCTGAACCGCGGCGCCGGGATCATCCTGATCGCCGTCCCGGCCGCGTCCGACAGCCCCGCGCTGACCGGTGCCGTCTCGCGTGCCAGGGAGAAAGGCGCGCTGGTCATCTCGCCCGCCGCGGGGTCGCAACAGGGCCAGACCTCCTACCCGACCGCGACACCCGGCGTGCTCGCCGTGGGATCGACCAACCAGGCCGGTGAGGCGGTGCAGACGGAGGCCGGTTCCTACGTGGGGATCTCCGCGCCCGGCGCCGAACTGGTCAGCACATCCGCGGGCGCGGGCGGGACCGTGGCGCACCGATGGCCGGTGAGCGACCCGAGCCTGGCCGCCGCGCACGTCGCGGGAGTCGCCGCGCTGGTGCGCGCGTATCACCCGGAGCTGTCGCCGGAGCAGGTCGTCACGCGGCTGACGCTGACCGCGCATCGCGGCCCGACCGGTGGGCACGATCCTCGGCGGGGCTGGGGCGCGATCGACGCCTACGCCGCCGTTTCCGCCTCGATCCCGGCCGGTACACCCGGTCCGGGAGGACCGCCGAACACCGGCCCGGACACCTTCGTCGTCCCCGCCGCCGCGCCCGCGCGGGCCAACGCGGACAAGGTTTCCGGTGTGCTCGCCCTCTCCGGGGTGGCCGCGGCCATCGCGGCGGGCGTGGTGGTGGCCGCGGTCCGGCGGGGCAAGCGCCGGGGTTGGAAGCCTTCGCGATTCCGCGCCTCGTGA
- a CDS encoding alpha/beta hydrolase, protein MASSAGGYRVAPARLEAAAAELEQRAGVLKTAQTALAGENVPASAFGQVSASSAASATYAKTIKDVAGKLDGQITKATVIHQGLTSAGGGYRRADVQIAASYRSLMPENPLPKAGNPSGVGGAADTGSWATAIAENRTKVTDALTAERERLANLLAQGGKADDIANARTRIALYEDILANDRQILRFDPSGNGRIAELVGRIEPGTRNVGLFVPGVNTSFGNFQSYADLGKSLVAADATGRTAMVVWADGVFPQSVVTEGPAAHYAQAMAPDLKAFGDELRGQIDSHAGPGVVVTAVGHSYGGATVGLAEQLGLKADQVLHVESAGMGHGIWGPDDLPASQAGVQRYSMTAPFDPIVVAQGNAGLVEWLGAGHGADPDRFPGVVELETGRDANGDLQWGLESHSGVLKPGSDSWNNIYGVITGGAVTHEGFTGGSLREMVIEGVGRGL, encoded by the coding sequence ATGGCATCCAGTGCGGGCGGTTACCGAGTCGCCCCCGCCAGGCTCGAAGCGGCGGCGGCCGAACTCGAACAGCGCGCCGGCGTACTCAAGACCGCGCAGACCGCGCTGGCGGGTGAAAACGTCCCCGCGAGCGCGTTCGGCCAGGTTTCGGCGTCCAGCGCGGCTTCGGCGACGTACGCCAAGACGATCAAGGACGTCGCGGGCAAACTCGACGGCCAGATCACCAAGGCGACGGTGATCCATCAAGGGCTCACCTCCGCGGGTGGCGGTTACCGGCGCGCCGACGTCCAGATCGCCGCCTCGTACCGGTCGCTGATGCCGGAGAACCCGTTGCCCAAGGCCGGGAATCCGTCCGGCGTCGGCGGCGCGGCCGACACCGGCTCGTGGGCCACCGCGATCGCCGAGAACCGCACGAAGGTCACCGACGCGCTGACCGCCGAACGCGAGCGGCTCGCGAACCTCCTGGCACAGGGCGGAAAAGCCGACGACATCGCGAACGCGCGCACCCGGATCGCGCTGTACGAGGACATCCTCGCCAACGACCGGCAGATCCTGCGGTTCGATCCGTCCGGCAACGGGCGTATCGCCGAACTGGTCGGCCGCATCGAACCGGGCACGCGCAACGTCGGGTTGTTCGTCCCCGGCGTCAACACCTCGTTCGGCAACTTCCAGAGCTACGCCGACCTCGGCAAAAGCCTGGTCGCCGCGGACGCCACCGGACGGACCGCGATGGTGGTCTGGGCCGACGGGGTCTTCCCGCAGAGCGTCGTCACCGAAGGGCCGGCCGCGCATTACGCGCAGGCGATGGCGCCCGATCTCAAGGCGTTCGGCGACGAACTGCGCGGCCAGATCGACAGTCACGCCGGACCGGGCGTCGTGGTCACCGCCGTCGGGCACAGCTACGGCGGCGCGACCGTGGGGCTCGCCGAGCAGCTCGGGCTCAAGGCCGACCAGGTGCTGCACGTCGAGTCCGCGGGGATGGGGCACGGGATCTGGGGCCCGGACGACCTCCCGGCCAGCCAGGCCGGTGTGCAGCGGTACTCCATGACGGCTCCCTTCGACCCGATCGTGGTGGCACAGGGCAACGCGGGGCTCGTCGAATGGCTCGGCGCCGGCCACGGAGCGGACCCCGACCGCTTCCCCGGCGTCGTCGAACTGGAAACCGGCCGCGACGCGAACGGCGATCTGCAGTGGGGCCTCGAGTCCCACAGCGGTGTGCTCAAGCCGGGTTCCGATTCATGGAACAACATCTACGGTGTGATCACGGGCGGCGCGGTCACGCACGAGGGCTTCACCGGCGGCTCGCTGCGCGAGATGGTCATCGAAGGCGTCGGACGAGGCTTGTGA
- a CDS encoding WXG100 family type VII secretion target, protein MTETAHTNFAAYSHQQLYAMLQAGDPNTARHAAHKWQSTGLGLFEQAENLTGELKEFSGNWTGGAADKYHTMISDLVGGIRKVAQTAQAMNNLLEDAADALVKAKKEMPPPVAVPDVSPADLALAVNPPLLPPDSSQATIINAAQQRQQAIANVEAQQQAAGAASAAHGKAIVVMTQLAGEYSSVEESIPASPNAVTPPPVTGGGTTPGGSVGNSIGGTPGVGLVPGDNTHPLPSDGSTPPTTGQPGQVPKSNPLFGDMFTAGLAAASAAAFGRFGSIMPRVPAWANGKNPKDEKKDGEVIGGGAGGTGATAGGAGGGIPIGGGGAPSLDGGAIGAGGGGVSGPGEVPAAFSGLAGDGGSGSAMSGLAGGAAGAAGAAAAKGAMPMMPMMPMGMGAGGDMGSGRRIPPWLVETENVWGQSAPVAPAVLGEEPEQY, encoded by the coding sequence ATGACCGAGACCGCGCACACGAACTTCGCCGCGTACTCGCACCAGCAGCTTTACGCGATGCTGCAGGCGGGCGACCCCAACACGGCGCGCCACGCGGCCCACAAATGGCAGTCCACCGGCCTCGGGCTCTTCGAACAGGCCGAGAACCTGACCGGCGAGCTGAAGGAGTTCTCCGGCAACTGGACCGGTGGCGCCGCCGACAAGTACCACACGATGATCAGCGACCTCGTCGGCGGAATCCGCAAGGTCGCCCAGACCGCGCAGGCGATGAACAACCTCCTCGAGGACGCCGCGGACGCGCTGGTGAAGGCCAAGAAGGAGATGCCGCCGCCGGTCGCGGTGCCCGACGTCTCCCCCGCGGACCTCGCGCTGGCCGTCAACCCGCCGCTGCTGCCGCCGGATTCGTCGCAGGCGACGATCATCAACGCCGCACAGCAGCGGCAGCAGGCCATCGCGAACGTCGAAGCGCAGCAGCAGGCCGCGGGCGCGGCCAGCGCGGCGCACGGCAAGGCGATCGTGGTGATGACCCAGCTCGCGGGTGAGTACTCCTCCGTGGAGGAGTCCATTCCGGCCTCGCCGAACGCCGTCACCCCGCCGCCGGTCACCGGTGGTGGCACCACCCCGGGTGGTTCGGTCGGCAACAGCATCGGCGGAACGCCCGGTGTCGGGCTGGTTCCCGGCGACAACACACACCCGCTGCCCTCGGACGGCTCCACGCCGCCCACCACCGGGCAACCGGGTCAGGTGCCCAAATCGAACCCGTTGTTCGGCGACATGTTCACCGCCGGTCTCGCCGCTGCCTCGGCCGCCGCGTTCGGCCGGTTCGGCTCGATCATGCCGCGGGTGCCCGCGTGGGCGAACGGCAAGAACCCCAAGGACGAGAAGAAGGACGGCGAGGTCATCGGCGGCGGTGCCGGCGGGACGGGCGCGACCGCGGGCGGCGCCGGCGGCGGCATCCCGATCGGCGGTGGCGGAGCGCCCTCGCTGGACGGTGGCGCGATCGGCGCGGGCGGCGGCGGGGTCTCCGGCCCCGGTGAGGTCCCGGCCGCGTTCTCCGGTCTGGCAGGCGACGGCGGCTCGGGCAGCGCGATGAGCGGCCTGGCGGGCGGAGCGGCCGGTGCCGCGGGCGCGGCGGCGGCCAAGGGCGCGATGCCGATGATGCCCATGATGCCGATGGGCATGGGCGCGGGCGGCGACATGGGTTCCGGGCGGCGTATCCCGCCGTGGCTCGTGGAGACCGAGAACGTCTGGGGTCAGTCGGCCCCGGTCGCTCCCGCCGTGCTCGGCGAAGAACCCGAACAGTACTGA
- a CDS encoding WXG100 family type VII secretion target, with protein sequence MTGTGYQADAAAMARAVQGFEETASNAKTTMASLESELTQTLHNYKGDQAVAFWDLQRRLQEKMTIAVNELNTMSRLVHESNRNYNSGDEQVRESLTGVSGVVDQTVIHRLNP encoded by the coding sequence ATGACCGGTACGGGATATCAGGCAGACGCAGCTGCGATGGCGCGCGCCGTCCAGGGGTTCGAGGAGACCGCGTCGAACGCCAAGACCACGATGGCCAGCTTGGAGAGCGAGCTGACCCAGACCCTGCACAACTACAAGGGTGACCAGGCGGTCGCGTTCTGGGATCTGCAGCGCCGTCTGCAGGAGAAGATGACCATCGCCGTGAACGAGCTCAACACGATGTCGCGCCTCGTGCACGAGAGCAACCGGAACTACAACTCGGGTGACGAGCAGGTCCGGGAAAGCCTCACCGGGGTCAGCGGAGTCGTCGACCAGACCGTGATCCACCGGCTGAACCCCTGA
- a CDS encoding S1 family peptidase — protein sequence MSKIVAAVAGAAAALTLAATPAANASQDIIGGGTVSSAPWGAQIYWNDATAYGGFNCSGTIIAPQWVLTAKHCLNEPGMHVKVGNVNLNQGTEADVDQQKAAPSSDIALLHLTAAVSTTYMKLGTANPANGTTNQIYGWGRTQGNNPPSSVLKTADVRITGTSSDAYGGQAIASVGVNGSAWHGDSGGPQLSNGVQVGVCSTGSNSGTNPQGTQNYASVAASRDWIRTTAGV from the coding sequence ATGTCCAAGATAGTCGCAGCGGTGGCCGGTGCCGCCGCGGCGCTGACCCTTGCCGCCACCCCCGCCGCGAACGCGAGCCAGGACATCATCGGCGGCGGAACCGTGAGTTCCGCGCCGTGGGGCGCCCAGATCTACTGGAACGACGCGACCGCGTACGGGGGTTTCAACTGCTCCGGCACCATCATCGCGCCGCAATGGGTCCTCACCGCGAAGCACTGCCTCAACGAGCCCGGCATGCACGTCAAGGTCGGCAACGTCAACCTGAACCAGGGCACCGAGGCCGACGTCGACCAGCAGAAGGCCGCGCCGAGCAGCGACATCGCCCTCCTGCACCTCACGGCCGCGGTCAGCACGACGTACATGAAGCTCGGCACCGCGAACCCGGCCAACGGCACCACCAACCAGATCTACGGCTGGGGCCGCACGCAGGGCAACAACCCGCCGTCGAGTGTCCTGAAGACGGCCGACGTCCGCATCACCGGCACCAGCAGCGACGCGTACGGCGGCCAGGCCATCGCCAGCGTCGGCGTCAACGGTTCCGCCTGGCACGGCGATTCGGGCGGCCCGCAGCTTTCGAACGGCGTCCAGGTCGGGGTCTGCTCGACCGGCAGCAACTCCGGCACGAACCCGCAGGGAACCCAGAACTACGCCAGCGTCGCCGCGAGCCGCGACTGGATCCGCACCACCGCGGGAGTCTGA
- the cpt gene encoding chloramphenicol phosphotransferase CPT, which yields MTTVIVLNGGSSSGKSGIARCLQAVLPDPWLTLGVDTLIDAMPSTVDDGIDFAADGGVSVGSGFRRLENAWMAGVAAMVRAGARVIIDDAFLGGAASQRRWREALAGIEVLWVGVRCDGAVAAGREMARGDRVTGMAETQAEVVHRGVVYDLEVDTGVNEALVCAREIAARVG from the coding sequence GTGACGACAGTGATCGTGCTCAACGGCGGCTCCAGTTCGGGTAAGTCGGGAATCGCCAGGTGTCTGCAAGCGGTGTTGCCGGATCCCTGGCTCACCCTCGGCGTGGACACCTTGATCGACGCCATGCCGTCCACGGTGGACGACGGGATCGACTTCGCGGCGGACGGTGGGGTGAGCGTCGGATCCGGTTTCCGGCGGCTCGAGAACGCGTGGATGGCCGGTGTCGCGGCGATGGTGCGTGCCGGGGCCCGGGTCATCATCGACGACGCGTTCCTCGGCGGGGCCGCGTCACAGCGGCGGTGGCGTGAAGCGTTGGCCGGAATCGAGGTGCTGTGGGTCGGGGTCCGGTGCGACGGCGCCGTGGCCGCCGGGCGGGAGATGGCGCGGGGAGATCGGGTCACGGGGATGGCTGAGACACAGGCCGAAGTCGTGCATCGAGGCGTGGTTTACGACCTTGAGGTGGACACCGGGGTGAATGAGGCCTTGGTTTGTGCGCGAGAGATCGCGGCTCGGGTCGGGTGA
- a CDS encoding HNH endonuclease signature motif containing protein, which produces MTEEVALAFSVSRNQAFLLVETSCALVGRLPHTLAALERGDIDLFKASKVSQLTREVSDEVAGRVDAWMATRLAGRDPAAIRKSVDHAVQKFDPGGYRERAESKRALRHVSLEHEDETMSKLSGWLPAEIASSIYASLSQTAKKRRRTDQSRTLDQHRADIFAERLLAEDGHGTPRAHVHVYVDLLTLTGAREDPATLAGYGPVPGWLAREIAADPGSTWSRLITDPATGQLLEASPGTYRSPASLARLIKARDRECTHPGCHRPAEFSEIDHITTWARHGTTDHHNCHAACTIHNLLKEEPGWTTHPTGNGSMTITTPTGHTYTTTPEPLHNPRPKDNPPPF; this is translated from the coding sequence GTGACCGAGGAGGTCGCGTTGGCGTTCTCGGTCTCTCGTAATCAGGCGTTTCTGTTGGTCGAGACGTCGTGTGCGCTGGTGGGGCGGTTGCCGCACACGTTGGCGGCGTTGGAGCGCGGTGATATCGATCTGTTCAAGGCGTCGAAGGTGTCTCAGTTGACCCGGGAGGTGTCCGATGAGGTCGCCGGCCGGGTGGATGCGTGGATGGCCACGCGTCTGGCCGGGCGTGACCCTGCCGCGATCCGGAAGTCGGTGGATCACGCGGTGCAGAAGTTCGATCCCGGCGGCTACCGGGAACGCGCCGAGAGCAAACGCGCGTTGCGGCATGTGTCGCTGGAACACGAGGACGAGACCATGTCGAAACTGTCGGGCTGGCTCCCCGCCGAAATCGCCAGTTCGATCTACGCGTCCCTGAGCCAGACGGCGAAGAAACGCCGCCGGACCGATCAGTCCCGCACCCTCGATCAGCACCGGGCCGATATCTTCGCCGAGCGGCTGCTGGCCGAGGACGGCCACGGGACACCACGAGCGCATGTCCATGTCTATGTCGACTTACTGACCCTGACCGGCGCCCGGGAAGACCCCGCGACCCTGGCCGGTTACGGACCCGTTCCCGGCTGGCTCGCCCGCGAGATCGCCGCCGACCCCGGCTCGACCTGGTCCCGGCTGATCACCGACCCCGCCACGGGGCAGCTCCTGGAAGCCAGCCCCGGCACCTACCGGTCCCCGGCCTCACTCGCCCGCCTGATCAAAGCCCGCGACCGGGAATGCACCCACCCCGGCTGCCACCGCCCGGCCGAGTTCTCCGAAATCGACCACATCACCACCTGGGCCCGGCACGGCACCACCGACCACCACAACTGCCACGCCGCCTGCACCATCCACAACCTCCTCAAAGAAGAACCCGGCTGGACCACCCACCCCACCGGCAACGGCAGCATGACCATCACCACCCCCACCGGCCACACCTACACCACCACCCCCGAACCACTCCACAACCCACGACCGAAGGACAACCCGCCACCCTTCTAA
- a CDS encoding serine hydrolase domain-containing protein: protein MALDLPAVHAAAAAQAERVTPGIGDMSAYLASQVKERSHREVLGPLRPASGTSGVILHGGERIAAWGDPDTPEMAFSVTKSVVSIVAGVAFDQGLLPDPNRPVADTVDLPELAGASITWHHLLQQISEWDGYLWGKPSWLDGPRRDGTPGSAWEYNDVRVNLLCLALTHLFGRALPSVLDEHVLGPLGASDTWSWHGYRNSLTTIGGETVPVVSGGAHWGGGLWISAADLSLLGLLCLHDGLLSKSWIERSWTPCPLKPDYGYLWWLNPFPSAPPTGRAARGNADQHLLWIDPSRDLVIVSRWGQDVEELVRDVSEAVPVVG from the coding sequence ATGGCACTGGATCTGCCCGCCGTCCACGCCGCCGCGGCGGCACAGGCCGAGCGCGTCACGCCGGGCATCGGCGACATGAGCGCGTATCTGGCCAGTCAGGTGAAGGAACGTTCGCACCGTGAGGTGCTGGGGCCGCTGCGGCCGGCGTCGGGAACCAGCGGGGTGATCCTTCACGGCGGTGAGCGCATCGCCGCGTGGGGTGATCCCGATACGCCGGAAATGGCCTTCAGCGTCACCAAGAGCGTCGTGTCGATCGTCGCTGGGGTCGCGTTCGACCAGGGCCTGCTCCCCGACCCGAACCGGCCTGTGGCGGACACTGTGGACCTGCCGGAGCTGGCCGGGGCCTCGATCACCTGGCATCACCTGTTGCAACAGATCAGCGAATGGGATGGGTACCTTTGGGGCAAACCGTCCTGGCTGGACGGCCCTCGCCGCGACGGAACGCCGGGCTCGGCCTGGGAATACAACGACGTTCGTGTCAACCTCCTTTGCCTGGCCCTCACCCACCTTTTCGGCCGAGCGTTGCCTTCGGTGCTGGACGAACACGTCCTCGGTCCGCTCGGCGCGTCGGATACGTGGTCCTGGCACGGCTATCGGAACTCGCTGACCACCATCGGCGGCGAGACCGTCCCGGTGGTCAGCGGCGGCGCCCATTGGGGAGGCGGGCTGTGGATCTCCGCCGCCGATCTCTCCCTGCTCGGTCTGCTCTGTCTCCACGACGGGTTGCTCAGCAAAAGCTGGATCGAACGCAGTTGGACGCCCTGTCCGCTGAAGCCGGACTACGGCTATCTCTGGTGGCTCAACCCGTTCCCTTCCGCGCCGCCGACCGGTCGTGCCGCGCGGGGCAACGCGGATCAGCACTTGCTGTGGATCGACCCCAGTCGCGATCTGGTCATCGTTTCCCGGTGGGGGCAGGACGTCGAGGAACTTGTGCGGGACGTTTCGGAGGCCGTTCCTGTCGTGGGGTGA